From the genome of Thiomicrorhabdus indica:
TAATAAAATGCTTGTGGCGTGTTATGCAAGTTTGGTGATTTACGCCAATATGATGGGTGATTTGACCATCACAAATAATTTGCGCCAATCCATTGCAGTTTTCGTGAGGTTTAATCATGACTTTACTGTTTCCTGGAATGACATAAGGACGCGTGCTCATGGTGTGTGGATTGATTGAAACCAAACTCATTACATCCAAACGAGGATCTAAAATGGGACCACCTGCGGAGAGTGCATAAGCAGTTGAGCCTGTAGGGGTTGAGACAATCATGCCGTCGGAACGTTGTGAATTTAAAAAGCGCTCATCAACAAAGGTTTCAAATTCAATCATGCGAGGGGAGTCGGTTTTATGAATCACCACGTCGTTGAGAGCTAAGCCTTCAAATTCAATTTGGCCGTCTTTTTCGATGGTAACTTTAATCAGGTTTCGTTCTTCAAATTGGAAGTTATCCGCCATGACCTCATCAACGGTATTGAGCATTTCTTTTGGTGAAATATCGGTCAAAAATCCGAGACGGCCAAGGTTTACACCTAAAATTGGAATGTTTTGGTCAACAATCGAACGTGCAACATCCAAAAATGTACCATCACCACCGACGACTATCGCAATGTCAATGCATTCAGCCAAGCTATCTCGTTCAATGACTTCAACCCCATAGCGTTGATGGGGAAATTCAGCACAGGAAGCCGAATCTAAAAAAACTGTCTTTTTTTGTTGAATTAAATGTTGCAGCAAGGTGTCGATGGTTTCCCAACACTGAATACCATTGTATTTTCCAAAAATTCCGATGCGTTCAAACATAGTTTTTTCCTGATAATCACCAAATTAAAGCCAATACAGCTTGAACCAAAAATGGGTGAAACTTGAAAGCCGTTACAAAAAT
Proteins encoded in this window:
- a CDS encoding NAD(+) kinase; translation: MFERIGIFGKYNGIQCWETIDTLLQHLIQQKKTVFLDSASCAEFPHQRYGVEVIERDSLAECIDIAIVVGGDGTFLDVARSIVDQNIPILGVNLGRLGFLTDISPKEMLNTVDEVMADNFQFEERNLIKVTIEKDGQIEFEGLALNDVVIHKTDSPRMIEFETFVDERFLNSQRSDGMIVSTPTGSTAYALSAGGPILDPRLDVMSLVSINPHTMSTRPYVIPGNSKVMIKPHENCNGLAQIICDGQITHHIGVNHQTCITRHKHFIKLLHPKGHDHFELLRAKLRWGDKLS